The segment TTCTTGTTTTACAATCGCGATAAGTGTCTCAAAATATATGTTGCACTCCATTACTAGTTCACGGTCATGCATCATATTCAAGTTAAACATTGATTTCACGTTACTCGTAAACAACAAAGAACAATGTTCACAGAATATCTGAATTATTGTATGCACACCAGTTTTAATCAATCAGATTGAATACATATACAAATTAAAGCGAATCGATTGTTACATCAATCACATTCccttgaataaaaataatatatcacTATTGTACAAACCACACTTTGTTGAGTGTTATATGATACATATTCCTTCAATAAATACGATTTATCATCTCATTGTTTGTAAAAAAAAGGCTCGTGTACAGATCTTGTCTTTTATTTGTTCaggtttttaaaaattgttctcgATAAGACACTTAAACATTTCCTGTATTCAACCATTCTGGAAAAAACGCGTCTTCATTGcactaacttctcaaaaaaagcTACGTTTTACAACAGCTGGATACAATAGTATCAAAGGAACCAAGAAATGATGAGAATCTGATGTGATTTTTGTTTTCTCTCAATTCCTAAcgtattttgtataaataacgTATCAAGTAATATTCATAAAATGATTGGTAACATATTGGATACTTTAATTTTCTAGGACCAAATAAATGCAGGCTTCGAAAATATTGTTGTACGTAACAGCCTTGAACGAGGCACCAAATAGGGTGTACAATGCATAAGTTGATCCAGTTTTTTGTTTATTATACAGGTAATCAGACCATTCGAATTCATTACTAACCTTATCCAAGCACGAAAGGCTTCTTCATCCTGATCTACAGCATTTTATTCTTAATTTAGtatcaaaaataaatataaaaattttcataaaagaaAACGTGACAAATCATTCAAAGTGTTGTTTTTGTTTTGCTTCTTTTCGATAGATTACTGATCCTGATGACTCATTTAATGGTGTGAAATCGTGACTTTAAAATTTGTTCAGCATGCATAATTTGGTTGCATTTCCATTGATAGGCCTTTCAGAACAGAGTCGGTACAGTATGTCTCTTGTTACCAGGCATGAAAACCTATACAATTAGGTATACCAATCAGTATGAATTAGTAACTTTTTCAAAGAAATCGCTTTTAATCTATTGGACGCAGCAGGAGTTCTTTTGTCCATTTTTGAGCTTCAACCGAGACTTGGGACGATACTTTTCAAGATAGGCCAGCTGCTTTGCGTTGATGGCGCCTCGTCTTTTTCTAAACAAATAGAAATACGTGTCTGTTATGTTTCTTGCGCGTTATACAACAGCGGTATACTTGTAAACAATAAATCTTCACTTACTCTCTGATTAATGCAACTGCATCTTCATACTTCAGTCCCAATTCGATAAGAGCAAGTGCTACTAACACTGGTGCTCTGCCAAGTCCTGCGACGCAGTGTACTGCTACACATGCGTCTGGGGACTCGCGGAACCGATTCTTCAGTAATTCAAACCATTCATCGACGACCTGAAATTTCGATTCTCTTGTAGAGAACGCCATACCGGATATCCGGAGCATAGTTTCATAAAATGTTACACCGCTATATTTACTTCGTTTGGTGGAAATGTGCCATCATCGAACACCAAGTCTATGACATTGATCCCTTCTCCTTTAAGTTCCTCGATCTTGTATGTTGGTTCGCAGACCCTCACTACTTCTTTCACATTGTGCTTCTTCAGTTCCTACCGAAATAGCACAGACTCGTTAGCGCTAATCTATACGATTCCTTTGATggtatgtttttttttgttttgttatcAAGAGACGAATAAAAGTGAATGTACTTGGATAAAAGTGTGAATGGTCTGATCATTGGGCCGATCAGTGATGAGGAACTTCATGTTTTTGTATTCGATTTCGGCGGGCGCCGGCCTGATGTCCTTTACCCTCATGTTGCTCATTTCCTCTTGGACAACAACTGGTGTACTCCTACTTCTTTTTgttttgtattgttctaattctttttaatgattttttgtACGACGCTATttcgttttttgtattttttgtaATGTGCCACACTATACGAAGCAACAAAGATCGAATTTGACAACTTAGCCCATAGATGTCAGTCTTATCGAGTTGTTTCTCATTTAACTAATTGAATACTTTGTTATTTTTTTACAGAGGACAGAACAGTGGGTTCACATGTAGACCTCGAGAAGGGTTGTTGGGGTGCGAATTTCGCTGAAAGAGTGAGGGCTACGTTACATTAGGCGTTGTTGATATGCGATCGATTCCCACTTGGGATCCTTGACTATGATTCGGAAGATTATCTGAAACAAATGATTTACCATGTAATCCATTTTGCTAATAAAATCTACAAGATTCGAAGGAATTTATCATCGATATTTACCTATTTGGCACTGGGTGCGCCTGGATCAGGTGCGCTCAGTAACTACGATGCTtgcatttaataatgtaaattaatatttgaTTCTATTTAATTTGTATATGCCTTGTGTGATGACTAGCTGATGATTTCCGGACTTTGAGGCAATGATCCCAATAATaaccaatttgttttttttttttgcctgaTTAAGATAATTCCTCCTTGCTTCCCCTTTAACAATACCTAGCAGGTTCTAGGATAGTTGGGCGCGTCTCTCTATTTGTGTTGAGCCTGGCAGTATTCTGCACTATCCAGCTGAAACTCCATGTATGTGAGGATGCACTCACCAGGAAACTATAACAAACAAAAAGATACTTGTTTAATCACAGGAACATGCACACAGTTCGCCACAAACATACATTTTGCGTTCTAATTATTCGGTAATTCGCATTGAAACGATCATATGCTTCGCACAGAAAAATCGTTTCGTTTTTCTGACGGAAAGATAGGTTATGTCGGTACCATGAAACATTTTTACCGAACATTCTACAGAAAAATGAATAAGAAATCGGTGCGTATAGCAAAGCATTTATTCTCGGAAGTTCTCGGATATTTCTGTTCTGTTTGTATCAGCGGAACAATCGGTTTATTGTGCATCATCCACACGTGCCAAATGCGGCGTTGCGCAAATTTTCGCGGAATCAAAGTTTCGCCAAGCAACAAACATTATTTGATTACCTGGGTAATTTCGTACGACTGCGTCAATACGCTTCCGCGACAATTCATTACGAACATTCAGCACGCACAGGGTTCGTTACGCAGAGAAAAAGTTTGTCGGACCACGCCAATGCTTGCGGACCTACGTTGTCATAATGACATTAGTCGACATCTCGACGTTCGAGTCAGTTCGAGTACAATCGATTACCGCTAAAGCCCGGTACACAGTACACACTCGAAGCTTTCGAGGTAGATACACACCGTCACATACAcatacaataatatatatattgtattattgcGAAATGTTCTAGAAAATCCTCATAATCTATTTCGTAACCACTGTTCGATACATTCGTTTATAAAACGCAGTTCAATCAATATGTTTCCATAGGTTATGTGGCGCAGAGTCCAAACAAAATATAGTATAGGAGATCGAAGATGAATACAGGGATCCCCTATATAGGTGGGGCTACATTCATGCAATTTTAAATACAGTCTCTGCATTGTCTTCATAAATGTCTAGAGATTTAAGGTGgtaaactcgtttccaggatagcaagggtgcaggatgcgccttctcaaagacataatgcaaagatgggggggAGGGGTCCCCGGTAGTCAAaaggctagataaaagatcagttgagttttacgtttttttttatgaaaacaGCTACGTGCACAGCTGTATGTTTCCGAATAACGCAAATTACAGCttgcaaacgtaaaaataggacttttgagggcgatcgcggcctagattgatcttgtatctagcacttttgactactgagaatcctcatctttgcattatcgagaaatgagaaggcgcattccgcatccttgcaatcctggatcCTGGCAATCCATCCCCATTAAATTTATCGGTGGCGCTAGTCGCGCGCGTGATCGTTTTCTCGACTGGGATATTCGAACCATTTCGCTTAGCGTCGAACGAAGACGAATTCTCCCTTTACTTTTTGGCACGGCGGCTTTGTGCCGATGCCAAACGAAACAGACAGTGCCGAACGTGCGCATCTCGAAGAAGAGCTTCCGTCATTTAATGCATCTGCATTGAGGGACCTGGAATGCTCGTAAATAGAAATGTCTAGGTCAACATACAGAGAACGTATTGcggttttcgtagaaaaaacaAGCACTCGGACATATAGTGTACAATGTACAAGTTGAACTGGCGCCGACTGAAAATTAGCCATTTTCCACCCGAGGATCGTTCCAATCTTAGACTaccatcattagactgcggatcttcatgcaaaataaacattttctgcatcgattgcaagaaatagaaatcatttattggcattttcaattttatcaattttccaacaattttcaatttcatctactcaattttgctataaatgtataaagatccgcagtctaattatcctTCTAGACCTGTTCTGGGCACGGTTGGGGCCCCTGAAACGCTTGTTTCCCCACCAGTGTTTCGCGTTCTCCAGTGTTTCGTATCTTCGTTGCTCCACCGTAACGGTGCTTACTGGAAGGGGACAGTGAGCGCTATGGTGGGGACGGTTTTGTCTCAATTCAGACAAACGTGCCCAGCACTGTTCTAGACCATCAACCCCTATGTTAAGGAATTCTGCGTGTTTGTAATTCAATCATTCGACATTCACTTTCACGCTGGAAATTGTACATTTAGCTCAACCCATTGCAGTCGACTGGCTCCTCTGAAGCACCACTAAAAATCACTACAGTACAATGCAAAACACTTGTCCAAATTCTTGAGCAAAAATCGCTGCAGTGCAAAGGTGTTTGTAATGAAGATACGGAGCAATTTTGCGGTCCCTCTCAACAGGAATGTAAACGAAATGAAATAGCAACGTGCACTAAACTAATATCTTTTCGCTGTACGTAAAATACAAAATTCTGATCGTTACATTCGTGTGTCGTTAGTAGTGTGAGCATATGCTTTAAATAGAACAAATTCATAGAGACGTAACTCGGAAACCTGTTTGGTGATCGGTATCGCGCCGGAAGCGATTACTTCGTGGAAATGTGACAAGCAGCAGAAAGCAGCGAATGAACGAGTTGTACTATATAATCCTCACCGGCAACAAAAATTAGTTTTCTGCGTTGTTGTTTGGCAGTTGCTTAAAGTATATGTCCTGGTCGTGCGCGGAAGAGCGTCGGAGTTGCGCGCGCGTGTCCACTCTTAATTTCCGCTCGATCCGAAGCGTGGGTGTTGGTTTCCTCCGCGAAAATTAGCCCGACTGACGGCCCGGTCTCTTCGTGGGACGTGGATCCGCGAAATTCGCAGCGCACATCGACAGGCAAATATAGTTTGCCGATAGTTCGCGGGGGACGAATCGCGCGGCGTCGTCGTTCCGTCAGGACGTCGAGACGATTTACGAAATCTCTTTTTACGTAACGACAGCTCTCGAAGCGATCATCACCCACTACCACCACCAACCACTACCTATACCGATGCCGTTATGATCTAGAGATCGGTGAGAGATAGGATGACGGACAGGTAAAAGTGAGAACAAGAGACCGTTCTCGGATCGACGTACCGGAATAAACAGAATAATTGGCAGCGGCATGACAAAAGCGTACATGCGAAAACACTCGCGTGAGCATGACTCCTCTCGTCAAGGTCAAATCGATCTCTCGTCAACAATCCCATTCTGCATCGATTATTCAATTCTTTCGGGGGCCCTTTCCAATCAAGCTTGACCCCGGCTTGGACACTCTGTACAATACTAAACGAAGGACTAAATTATTGAATACTCCGCCAGCGAATCGGCTTCGACCATTTGAATGGGGACACCACACCCCTCCACGCCGAATACACAATGAACCTGTTCTCCAAGAGCGTTTAACGAAGCCACTTCGACCGGGCTGCTGCAAAACTGTTCGAAAGTTTCGCGGAATTTCAGTCGAGAGTTTAATGAAACCTTTGGATGGATTTTTTGACCGGTGTACGAAACCTTTAGCAAGGATAAGTTTTCTACGGGTCGTTTAAAGGAACCTTTTGGCGGTTGGAGGGCTTCGTTTTTGGTTGAATTTATTGCGAAACCTTCGGACGGGCGTTTGATGATATTTTTCTAGGTTCAATCGATCTAGTGTTCAACACACCTTTGGATGGTTGAAATCAAAGCTTTGGATAAAGGATGGCTTTGACCGTGGACGAACGAGGACCACTCTCTTTCGTCAAACATCCAACGAAACCGTTGCATGAGAATACCAAGATCTTCGAATGGAATGAGCATTTAATAAGAACCACAAAGGTGCAATTAACGAAATGTTGGTATTTTGTATGAACATTTAACGAGCGTTTGATGAAACTTTAAAGAACGAACTAATTGCCTGAAGAAATTTTAACGGACATTTAACGAGCCCTTTCAGCGAGTACATTGAACGACTAACTGTTCGATGATCAACAAATTACCGCGACATTGTTCGCTaatgcaaaatattgttcataaaacGATAGTTCCAGCGGAGGAAGAGAATGCGGATAATGAAGAAGACGATTAATAAGATATTCTCGATTTTCTCGCGGATTAACTTGTAGCGGAATGAGAAGAAACGAGAgacagcggcggcggcggcggctgctgcGAGTTTCACTTCTCTCGGATCGCGATACGCGACCGTAAAAAGATGAACGAGCGTGCGCTCGTACTCGTTTTCACTGAGCCGGGTACGTTTTCCGCGGTGAAGTAGGTTTCTAGGTTGATTTCAGTGAATCTTTTTTTCGTTGGAGCTCTCCTGCCGAAGGTGCTAACGGTAAAATCCCGGTGATCCTATCTTTTCCTTCATCAACGCGCCAACATTGTCTCTTTGTTCTTGTGGCGGAGGCAAGAATAGCACGCGATTGTCTCCCAATGATAGATTACAGAGACACTTCGCGGGATTTTCTCCACCCCCGTTCGTCCCGATTAAACATTTATTCGGTTACGTCTTCCCTCGCCCCAACTGGAACTCCAAGATATTCTCTGCGCGATTAAAATGGTCAAACTTGGGCGTTTAATGACAAATTGTCATTGCGGATCTTCACGCAAAACGGCAAATTGCCATTTTGATAGATCGTTTTATGAAAACCAGGATGAGGTGTATAGTACAGTCGGGGGGACAAAATGAAGTGGATACCCTTCAAAAACTGAtaactttttgaaaattgaaccaaacgacttgagattttttgagacgttagaaagaTTAGTTTACTAGGTTGTGCAAAAATGTTGTTTTGAAATTGCTATTGCTCCGAATTCCGAAGACAACCGAACGTACGAGTGATTTGACCCGGCAAGAAACGAAATTTGAATTCTTGTCCATTCCCTTTTTATCGTGCACCCGTGGCGCGTAAAAAGTTTAATCTCGAAACCGCTAAGTTGATTGCGAGCACAAGATCGTGAATCAACCGCGCGGGTACGCTCGAAACGCTCGACTCGTATTAACTGAAACTTATGCAATTTCCGTGTCGCGAGACGGAACGCATCCACCCgattgataacactgtccaacacctttgttccacaattactgtcgggtggttcttatagagttttttgctctgattccgaatctgtccttaatttttcttctaGACGCACATGCCTTTTAAAAAAAACACACATTTTTCATCTTTAAAtagatattgtgatgttattataaaagatattgaattgttctttacagcaaaagattctgtagacttcccCGAATATAgtaatatccaatattaatacattatgattgtttaaacatgtctaaaccaccacttttgcaccaatttctgaggatatttttcaatttgcatCTCAAAAAGtaggggtccagcggaaaatcgatcTATACCACGCGACTTTTATCTTAAGAAACCACCCTTCAagctaaaaaaagttgaaatttgttggacagtgtaattggtGACGAACGCGCGAATGAAAATTACGACGAGCCGTGTGCCCGAGCGCATAATCTTGACGTGATCGTGCGCGAATTGTTGTGACTTTTCGGGGGCGTCGTGCATTTATCAAATATGACGCATTGATTTATTCTACAGGCCGTTTCAGAGTCGCCAGCTGAAATTTATTCACGAGTTTCTACCTCGTTTATGATATCCAACCATTTATGACACccacaaaaattgtaaatataacATCAATTCTATGGAATACACAGTTTCCGTAAATTGCCCACGTGGGTTAATCGATGATAAgtagaaacaattttttca is part of the Lasioglossum baleicum chromosome 6, iyLasBale1, whole genome shotgun sequence genome and harbors:
- the LOC143209257 gene encoding PRL-1 phosphatase-like, whose protein sequence is MSNMRVKDIRPAPAEIEYKNMKFLITDRPNDQTIHTFIQELKKHNVKEVVRVCEPTYKIEELKGEGINVIDLVFDDGTFPPNEVVDEWFELLKNRFRESPDACVAVHCVAGLGRAPVLVALALIELGLKYEDAVALIREKRRGAINAKQLAYLEKYRPKSRLKLKNGQKNSCCVQ